The Leifsonia williamsii genome includes a region encoding these proteins:
- the treS gene encoding maltose alpha-D-glucosyltransferase, producing MSFTAPITLPGLTLDPQWYRRSVFYEVMVRSFVDSNGDGSGDIAGLISKLDYLQWLGIDALWLPPFFQSPLRDGGYDVSDFTAILPEFGTIDEFRELVTKAHERNMRIIIDLPMNHTSDQHEWFQQSRSDPEGPYGDFYVWNDTDDKWPDIRIIFVDTEDSNWAFDEARRQFYFHRFFSHQPDLNFENPAVHEAMFDVVKFWLDMGVDGFRLDAIPYLYESDEGNGEGEPKTHEFIKRLREWVDRDYPGRVMIAEANQWPREVAAFFGTEEEPECHMAFDFPVMPRIFYALRSQQASELVRVLSETTDVPAGAAWGVFLRNHDELTLEMVSEEYRQAMYGWYAYDPRMRANIGIRRRLAPLLDNSRAELELAHALLFSLPGSPFLYYGDEIGMGDNIWLPDRDSSRTPMQWTPDRNAGFSTADPGKLFLPVVQSLVYHYNQVNVEAQLAQSRSLLHWIRNVIHVRKAHPVFGLGSIRVLPTDHESVLAFVRSYEGSGTHFGDQPEDVLCVFSFAHNPVSVTLEAPELAGRTLYDLFGGAEFPTVAEDGRFTLTLGTQNFYWLHLEPRRD from the coding sequence GTGAGTTTCACCGCGCCCATCACGCTGCCAGGACTCACCCTCGACCCTCAGTGGTACCGCCGCTCCGTCTTCTACGAGGTGATGGTTCGGTCGTTCGTCGACAGCAACGGCGACGGCTCCGGCGACATCGCGGGCCTGATCTCCAAGCTCGATTACCTGCAGTGGCTCGGCATCGACGCGCTCTGGCTGCCGCCGTTCTTCCAGTCGCCGCTGCGCGACGGCGGGTACGACGTCTCCGACTTCACCGCGATCCTGCCCGAGTTCGGCACCATCGACGAGTTCCGGGAGCTCGTGACGAAGGCGCACGAGCGCAACATGCGCATCATCATCGATCTGCCGATGAACCACACCTCCGACCAGCACGAGTGGTTCCAGCAGTCGCGCTCCGACCCGGAGGGTCCGTACGGCGACTTCTACGTCTGGAACGACACCGACGACAAGTGGCCGGACATCCGCATCATCTTCGTCGACACCGAGGACTCGAACTGGGCCTTCGACGAGGCCAGGCGCCAGTTCTACTTCCACCGCTTCTTCTCGCACCAGCCCGACCTCAACTTCGAGAACCCGGCCGTGCACGAGGCCATGTTCGACGTCGTGAAGTTCTGGCTCGACATGGGCGTCGACGGCTTCCGGCTCGACGCCATCCCCTACCTGTACGAGTCCGACGAGGGCAACGGCGAGGGCGAGCCCAAGACCCACGAGTTCATCAAGCGGCTGCGGGAGTGGGTCGACCGCGACTACCCCGGCCGCGTCATGATCGCCGAGGCCAACCAGTGGCCCCGCGAGGTCGCGGCCTTCTTCGGCACCGAGGAGGAGCCGGAGTGCCACATGGCGTTCGACTTCCCGGTCATGCCGCGCATCTTCTACGCGCTGCGCTCGCAGCAGGCGAGCGAACTGGTGCGGGTGCTGTCGGAGACGACCGACGTGCCGGCCGGAGCCGCGTGGGGCGTGTTCCTGCGCAATCACGACGAGCTGACGCTCGAGATGGTGAGCGAGGAGTACCGGCAGGCGATGTACGGCTGGTACGCCTACGACCCGCGCATGCGCGCCAACATCGGCATCCGCCGCCGCCTGGCGCCGCTGCTCGACAACTCGCGCGCCGAGCTGGAGCTGGCCCACGCCCTCCTGTTCTCCCTCCCGGGCAGCCCGTTCCTCTACTACGGCGACGAGATCGGGATGGGCGACAACATCTGGCTGCCCGACCGCGACTCCTCCCGCACCCCGATGCAGTGGACCCCCGACCGCAACGCCGGCTTCTCGACCGCCGACCCCGGCAAGCTGTTCCTGCCGGTCGTGCAGTCGCTCGTCTACCACTACAACCAGGTCAACGTGGAGGCGCAGCTCGCGCAGTCGCGGTCCCTGCTGCACTGGATCCGCAACGTCATCCACGTGCGCAAGGCGCATCCGGTGTTCGGCCTCGGCAGCATCCGCGTGCTGCCGACCGACCACGAGTCGGTGCTCGCGTTCGTGCGCTCGTACGAGGGCAGCGGCACGCACTTCGGCGACCAGCCGGAGGACGTGCTGTGCGTCTTCTCGTTCGCGCACAATCCCGTCTCGGTCACCCTGGAGGCGCCCGAGCTGGCCGGGCGCACGCTCTACGACCTGTTCGGCGGCGCGGAGTTCCCGACCGTCGCCGAGGACGGCCGCTTCACGCTCACCCTCGGCACGCAGAACTTCTACTGGCTGCACCTGGAGCCGCGGCGCGACTGA
- a CDS encoding 3'-5' exonuclease, translating to MSWHQELGVFDLETTGIDVESARIVTAHVGLLDAEGEVVHRRDWLLDPGVEIPAEATAVHGITTAQARELGMDPARGVAAIVAQLRSLFDRGIPVVAYNAPYDFTLLDREANRHGVAPLVSPGPIIDPLVIDRAVDKYRRGKRTLTVTATHYGVSLLEAHDAGADAIAAGRVAQALARIHADVLAVEAAELHRRQVDWCNEQAADFQEYMRRVRDPEFTTSGAWPIR from the coding sequence ATGAGCTGGCACCAGGAACTCGGCGTCTTCGATCTCGAGACCACGGGCATCGATGTGGAGTCGGCCAGGATCGTCACCGCGCACGTCGGGCTGCTCGACGCGGAGGGCGAGGTCGTCCACCGCCGCGACTGGCTGCTCGACCCGGGCGTCGAGATCCCGGCAGAGGCGACCGCCGTGCACGGCATCACGACGGCGCAGGCGCGCGAGCTCGGCATGGACCCGGCGCGCGGCGTGGCGGCGATCGTGGCCCAGCTGCGCAGCCTGTTCGACCGCGGCATCCCGGTGGTCGCCTACAACGCGCCGTACGACTTCACCCTGCTCGACCGGGAGGCGAACCGGCACGGCGTCGCTCCCCTCGTCTCCCCCGGCCCGATCATCGACCCGCTCGTCATCGACCGCGCCGTCGACAAGTACCGCCGCGGCAAGCGCACGCTCACCGTCACAGCGACGCATTACGGCGTCAGCCTCCTGGAGGCGCATGACGCCGGCGCCGACGCCATCGCCGCCGGCCGCGTGGCCCAGGCGCTGGCCCGCATCCACGCCGACGTGCTTGCCGTGGAGGCCGCCGAACTGCACCGCCGCCAGGTCGACTGGTGCAACGAGCAGGCCGCCGACTTCCAGGAGTACATGCGCCGGGTGCGCGATCCCGAGTTCACCACCTCGGGGGCGTGGCCGATCCGCTGA
- a CDS encoding DUF4190 domain-containing protein, whose protein sequence is MSDTNNPPPPDPAAQPGYGQQPSPYGYAQQPYPAQPHYNTMAIIGFVLSIVVSVVGIVLSFIALSQIKRTGEQGRGLAIAGIIIGFAQVLIGIIVTVIVFIALGVAATQYQYNP, encoded by the coding sequence ATGAGCGACACGAACAACCCTCCGCCGCCGGACCCGGCCGCCCAGCCCGGTTACGGCCAGCAGCCGTCGCCGTACGGCTACGCCCAGCAGCCGTACCCCGCCCAGCCGCACTACAACACGATGGCCATCATCGGCTTCGTGCTGTCGATCGTCGTCAGCGTGGTCGGCATCGTGCTGAGCTTCATCGCGCTGTCACAGATCAAGCGCACGGGCGAGCAGGGCCGCGGCCTCGCGATCGCCGGCATCATCATCGGCTTCGCGCAGGTCCTCATCGGGATCATCGTGACGGTCATCGTCTTCATCGCCCTCGGCGTCGCGGCGACCCAGTACCAGTACAACCCCTAG
- a CDS encoding type B 50S ribosomal protein L31, whose protein sequence is MKTDIHPAYAPVVFRDLASGATFLTRSTVSSEKTIEWEDGNTYPVIDVEISSESHPFYTGKQRILDSAGRVEKFNSRYKNFGK, encoded by the coding sequence ATGAAGACTGACATCCACCCCGCCTACGCCCCGGTGGTTTTCCGCGACCTGGCCTCGGGTGCGACCTTCCTCACCCGTTCGACCGTCTCCAGCGAGAAGACGATCGAGTGGGAGGACGGCAACACGTACCCGGTGATCGACGTCGAGATCTCGTCGGAGTCGCACCCGTTCTACACCGGCAAGCAGCGCATCCTCGACTCGGCCGGCCGCGTCGAGAAGTTCAACTCGCGCTACAAGAACTTCGGCAAGTAA
- a CDS encoding ABC transporter ATP-binding protein, whose protein sequence is MASSVLRLRDVSVTRDGNPVLQGADWAVEPDERWVILGPNGAGKTTLLQVAAAALHPSSGEATVLGETVGKSDLAELRPLLGFASSALARRIPRTERVVDVVMTAAYAVTGRWNELYEDIDERRARRVLAEWHLEHLAERTFGSLSDGEQKRVQIARSVMTDPEMLLLDEPAASLDLGGREELLQLLGGYASDPKSPAIVMVTHHVEEIPLGFNRALLLKEGRITAQGPLQEVITSESLSETFGVEVELTEIDGRYSARARQAIAD, encoded by the coding sequence ATGGCCAGCAGCGTTCTCCGACTTCGTGACGTGTCCGTGACTCGGGACGGCAACCCCGTCCTCCAGGGAGCCGACTGGGCGGTGGAGCCGGACGAGCGCTGGGTGATCCTGGGGCCGAACGGCGCGGGCAAGACGACGCTGCTGCAGGTGGCCGCCGCGGCCCTCCACCCGAGCTCGGGGGAGGCGACCGTGCTGGGCGAGACCGTCGGCAAGAGCGACCTGGCCGAACTGCGACCGCTGCTCGGCTTCGCCTCCAGCGCGCTGGCCCGCCGCATCCCGCGTACCGAGCGCGTCGTCGACGTCGTGATGACCGCCGCGTACGCGGTCACCGGCCGCTGGAACGAGCTCTACGAGGACATCGACGAGCGTCGCGCCCGCCGCGTGCTCGCCGAGTGGCACCTCGAGCACCTGGCCGAGCGCACCTTCGGCAGCCTCAGCGACGGCGAGCAGAAGCGCGTGCAGATCGCCCGCTCGGTGATGACCGACCCGGAGATGCTGCTGCTCGACGAGCCGGCCGCCAGCCTCGATCTCGGCGGCCGCGAGGAGCTGCTGCAGCTGCTCGGCGGTTACGCCAGCGACCCCAAGTCGCCCGCCATCGTCATGGTGACCCACCACGTGGAGGAGATCCCGCTCGGCTTCAACCGCGCGCTGCTGCTCAAGGAGGGCCGCATCACCGCGCAGGGCCCGCTGCAGGAGGTCATCACCAGCGAGAGCCTCAGCGAGACCTTCGGCGTCGAGGTCGAGCTCACCGAGATCGACGGCCGCTACAGCGCCCGCGCGCGTCAGGCGATCGCCGACTGA
- the glgA gene encoding glycogen synthase: protein MRVDLLTREYPPDIYGGAGVHVTELVRALRADTEVLVRCFGEPREEADTFAYRIPAELAGANGAITTLGVDLQMAQDCGGADVVHSHTWYANQGGHLAKLLHGVPHVVTAHSLEPLRPWKAEQLGGGYRVSSWAEKTAFEAADTVIAVSDGMRRDILKAYPALDPTKVVTVYNGIDLQRWRPNPDEELARSLGVDPTRPAVVFVGRITRQKGLPYLLRAARLLPPEVQLILCAGAPDTPEILAEVTALVEELQAERQGVVWIERLLPNDELRAVLTASTVFVCPSIYEPLGIVNLEAMACGLPVVGTATGGIPEVIVDGVTGRLVPIQQLQDGTGTPTDPEAFVHDLAAALTEVASDPARAAQMGAAGRERAETSFSWTAIAEQTRDIYRSLV from the coding sequence ATGCGCGTCGATCTTCTGACCAGGGAGTACCCGCCGGACATCTACGGCGGAGCCGGGGTCCACGTCACCGAACTCGTCCGTGCCCTGCGGGCCGACACCGAGGTGCTCGTGCGCTGCTTCGGCGAGCCGCGGGAGGAGGCCGACACGTTCGCGTACCGCATACCGGCGGAACTCGCCGGCGCGAACGGCGCGATCACGACGCTCGGCGTCGACCTGCAGATGGCGCAGGACTGCGGGGGAGCGGACGTCGTCCACTCGCACACCTGGTATGCGAATCAGGGTGGCCACCTGGCCAAGCTGCTGCACGGCGTGCCGCACGTCGTCACCGCGCACAGCCTGGAGCCGCTGCGGCCGTGGAAGGCGGAGCAGCTCGGCGGCGGCTACCGCGTCTCCAGCTGGGCGGAGAAGACCGCCTTCGAGGCCGCCGACACCGTCATCGCGGTGAGCGACGGCATGCGCCGCGACATCCTCAAGGCCTACCCGGCCCTGGATCCCACGAAGGTCGTCACCGTCTACAACGGCATCGACCTGCAGCGCTGGCGGCCCAACCCCGACGAGGAGCTCGCCCGCTCGCTCGGGGTCGACCCGACGCGTCCCGCGGTCGTGTTCGTCGGGCGCATCACGCGGCAGAAGGGGCTGCCGTACCTGCTGCGCGCCGCGCGCCTCCTGCCGCCGGAGGTCCAGCTGATCCTCTGCGCCGGCGCTCCGGACACGCCCGAGATCCTCGCCGAGGTGACCGCGCTGGTGGAGGAGCTGCAGGCCGAGCGCCAGGGCGTCGTCTGGATCGAGCGGCTCCTGCCGAACGACGAGCTGCGGGCCGTGCTCACGGCCTCCACCGTCTTCGTCTGCCCGTCGATCTACGAGCCGCTCGGGATCGTGAACCTGGAGGCCATGGCGTGCGGGCTGCCGGTCGTCGGCACCGCGACAGGCGGCATCCCCGAGGTGATCGTCGACGGCGTCACCGGCCGGCTCGTCCCCATCCAGCAGCTCCAGGACGGCACGGGCACGCCGACCGACCCGGAGGCGTTCGTGCACGATCTCGCCGCGGCCCTGACCGAGGTGGCGAGCGATCCTGCCCGCGCCGCCCAGATGGGAGCCGCGGGGCGCGAGCGCGCCGAGACGTCCTTCAGCTGGACCGCGATCGCCGAGCAGACCAGGGACATCTACCGGTCCCTGGTGTGA
- the glgC gene encoding glucose-1-phosphate adenylyltransferase, which produces MAAGRKIFGIVLAGGEGKRLMPLTADRAKPAVPFGGQYRLIDFALSNLINSQLRQIVVLTQYKSHSLDRHVSQTWRLDGITNSYIASVPAQQRLGKRWFSGSADAILQSLNLLRDEKPDIVVVVGADHVYRMDFGQMIEAHIASGAPATVAAIRQPISLADQFGVIEVDAARPDRIAAFREKPSDPVGLPDSPEEVLASMGNYVFDADALIDAVIRDGDRPDSNHDMGGDIIPDFVSRDEAAVYDFNNNDVPGSTDRDRYYWRDVGTIDSFFEAHQDLISTLPIFNLYNDQWPIFSQVVNSPPAKIVRDGRGALGTTIDSIVSLGSVISGAHLERSVLGPWAKVDSGAKVIDSVVFDRAVIGPNAFVGRAILDKEVVVAEGARIGVDPARDRARGFTVTDSGITVVGKGVHVVP; this is translated from the coding sequence ATGGCAGCAGGCAGGAAGATCTTCGGCATCGTACTAGCGGGCGGGGAGGGCAAGCGGCTGATGCCGTTGACAGCCGACCGGGCGAAGCCGGCGGTCCCCTTCGGCGGCCAGTACCGCCTCATCGACTTCGCGCTGTCCAACCTGATCAACTCCCAGCTGCGCCAGATCGTCGTGCTCACGCAGTACAAGTCGCACAGCCTCGACCGGCACGTGTCGCAGACCTGGCGGCTCGACGGCATCACGAACTCGTACATCGCCTCGGTGCCCGCGCAGCAGCGCCTCGGCAAGCGCTGGTTCAGCGGGTCGGCCGACGCGATCCTGCAGAGCCTCAACCTGCTCCGCGACGAGAAGCCCGACATCGTCGTCGTGGTCGGCGCCGACCACGTCTACCGGATGGACTTCGGCCAGATGATCGAGGCGCACATCGCCTCGGGGGCGCCGGCCACCGTCGCGGCGATCCGCCAGCCGATCTCGCTCGCCGACCAGTTCGGCGTCATCGAGGTCGACGCGGCCCGGCCGGACCGCATCGCCGCCTTCCGCGAGAAGCCGAGCGACCCGGTGGGCCTGCCCGACTCGCCGGAGGAGGTGCTGGCCTCCATGGGCAACTACGTCTTCGACGCCGACGCGCTGATCGACGCGGTGATCCGCGACGGCGACCGGCCCGACTCCAACCACGACATGGGCGGCGACATCATCCCGGACTTCGTCTCGCGCGACGAGGCCGCCGTGTACGACTTCAACAACAACGACGTGCCGGGCTCGACCGACCGCGACCGCTACTACTGGCGCGACGTGGGGACGATCGACTCGTTCTTCGAGGCCCACCAGGACCTCATCTCCACCCTGCCGATCTTCAACCTCTACAACGACCAGTGGCCGATCTTCTCGCAGGTGGTCAACTCGCCGCCCGCGAAGATCGTCCGCGACGGCCGCGGCGCCCTCGGCACCACGATCGACTCGATCGTGTCGCTCGGCTCGGTGATCTCGGGCGCGCACCTCGAGCGCAGCGTGCTGGGCCCCTGGGCGAAGGTCGACTCGGGCGCCAAGGTCATCGACTCGGTCGTCTTCGACCGCGCGGTGATCGGGCCGAACGCGTTCGTCGGCCGGGCCATCCTCGACAAGGAGGTCGTGGTCGCCGAGGGCGCCCGCATCGGCGTCGACCCGGCCCGCGACCGGGCGCGCGGCTTCACCGTGACCGACTCGGGCATCACCGTGGTCGGCAAGGGCGTCCACGTCGTTCCATGA
- the serB gene encoding phosphoserine phosphatase SerB has protein sequence MTNAHHRPARWLVVLDADSTLIHDEVIELLAEEAGSRTEVAAITERAMRGELDFEQSLRERVRTLEGLPVEVFARVGERIRVTDGVPELVAGVQAAGGRIGVVSGGFHEILDPLGERLGLDHWRANRLEVRDGVLTGEVEGPVVDAAAKAQALLFWAADAGVHLSQTIAIGDGANDLRMMAEAGLAIAFNAKPKVRQEADLVIDRQDLAQVLPLLGLRG, from the coding sequence ATGACGAACGCGCATCACAGACCCGCACGCTGGCTCGTCGTCCTCGACGCCGACTCCACCCTGATCCACGACGAGGTGATCGAGCTGCTCGCCGAGGAGGCGGGCTCGCGCACCGAGGTCGCCGCGATCACCGAGCGCGCGATGCGCGGCGAGCTCGACTTCGAGCAGAGCCTGCGCGAGCGCGTCCGCACGCTCGAAGGGCTGCCGGTGGAGGTGTTCGCCCGCGTGGGCGAGCGCATCCGCGTGACCGACGGCGTGCCCGAGCTGGTGGCCGGCGTGCAGGCGGCCGGCGGCCGCATCGGCGTGGTCTCCGGAGGCTTCCACGAGATCCTCGACCCGCTCGGCGAGCGGCTCGGCCTCGACCACTGGCGGGCCAACCGGCTGGAGGTGCGCGACGGCGTGCTCACCGGCGAGGTGGAGGGTCCGGTGGTCGACGCCGCCGCGAAGGCGCAGGCGCTGCTCTTCTGGGCGGCTGACGCCGGCGTGCACCTGTCGCAGACGATCGCGATCGGCGACGGCGCCAACGACCTGCGGATGATGGCGGAGGCCGGCCTCGCCATCGCCTTCAACGCCAAGCCGAAGGTGCGACAGGAGGCCGACCTCGTCATCGACCGTCAGGACCTCGCGCAGGTGCTCCCGCTGCTCGGCCTGCGCGGCTGA
- a CDS encoding beta-ketoacyl-ACP reductase produces MTTPRTVLVTGGNRGIGYAIAQEFVAQGHRVAVTARSGEGPEGSLTVRADVTDAASVDAAFTEVEEKLGPVEVVVANAGITRDTLLMRMSDDDFDAVVDTNLGGSFRVIKRASKGMLKARFGRIVLISSVVGLYGSAGQVNYAASKAGLVGMARSITRELGGRGITANVVAPGFIETDMTAELPEAQQAEYKRNIPAGRFASPTEVARVVTWIAGDDAAYISGAVIPVDGGLGMGH; encoded by the coding sequence ATGACCACACCCCGCACCGTGCTCGTCACCGGCGGCAACCGCGGCATCGGCTACGCGATCGCGCAGGAGTTCGTCGCGCAGGGGCACCGCGTCGCGGTCACGGCCCGCTCCGGCGAGGGGCCGGAGGGCTCCCTGACCGTGCGCGCCGACGTGACGGACGCCGCGAGCGTGGACGCCGCCTTCACCGAGGTGGAGGAGAAGCTCGGCCCGGTGGAGGTCGTGGTCGCCAACGCGGGCATCACCCGCGACACGCTGCTCATGCGCATGTCCGACGACGACTTCGACGCGGTGGTCGACACCAACCTCGGCGGCTCCTTCCGGGTGATCAAGCGCGCCTCCAAGGGCATGCTGAAGGCGCGGTTCGGCCGCATCGTGCTCATCTCGAGCGTGGTGGGCCTCTACGGCTCGGCCGGCCAGGTGAACTACGCGGCCAGCAAGGCGGGCCTGGTCGGCATGGCACGCTCGATCACGCGCGAGCTGGGCGGCCGCGGGATCACCGCGAATGTCGTCGCGCCCGGCTTCATCGAGACCGACATGACCGCGGAGCTGCCGGAGGCGCAGCAGGCGGAGTACAAGCGCAACATCCCCGCGGGCCGGTTCGCGTCTCCGACCGAGGTCGCGCGGGTCGTCACGTGGATCGCGGGCGACGACGCCGCCTACATCTCCGGTGCGGTCATCCCGGTCGACGGCGGTCTCGGGATGGGGCACTGA
- a CDS encoding DUF3099 domain-containing protein codes for MKTTRPSLTSLPMSPDEERRRRVIKYSVAMGIRVVCLIVAVIVPGWWAAVPLIGAIFLPYFAVVIANVGAEPRRDDVQRPGSILPMNPPPPRPGAGDDRQEER; via the coding sequence ATGAAGACCACACGCCCGTCTCTCACGAGCCTCCCCATGTCCCCGGACGAGGAGCGCCGACGCCGAGTCATCAAGTACTCGGTCGCCATGGGCATCCGTGTGGTCTGCCTCATCGTCGCGGTGATCGTGCCGGGGTGGTGGGCGGCCGTGCCGCTCATCGGTGCGATCTTCCTGCCGTACTTCGCCGTGGTCATCGCGAACGTCGGTGCGGAGCCGCGTCGAGACGACGTCCAGCGACCGGGCAGTATCCTGCCGATGAACCCCCCGCCTCCCCGTCCCGGTGCGGGTGACGACCGGCAGGAGGAACGGTGA
- a CDS encoding SURF1 family cytochrome oxidase biogenesis protein — MSAREGWRFAFSRRWLGYLAFAIAFAIACGFLSNWQLARSKEAAAANHLISANFDSTPVPLAQELPTLASYSPKQEWRRVTVTGTYERDKELLVRNRPFNGSPGFEVLTPLRTADGALFIVDRGWVPTGNDTDAPDSVPAAPAGTVTVVARLKASEPAIQGRTATGDQVGTIQLSVVKQKLDDADVYTGAYGLLDSQKPSPADAPTPTVTAPPTKDEGLHWSYMIQWIIFALIGFFGLGYALRTEYRRRNSDDPAERERAAERERRRARKRTDADVEDELLDAAR; from the coding sequence GTGAGCGCCCGCGAGGGCTGGCGGTTCGCGTTCTCGCGCCGCTGGCTCGGCTACCTGGCGTTCGCCATCGCGTTCGCGATCGCGTGCGGCTTCCTCTCGAACTGGCAGCTCGCCCGGAGCAAGGAGGCGGCGGCCGCCAACCACCTGATCTCGGCCAACTTCGACTCCACCCCGGTGCCGCTCGCGCAGGAGCTGCCGACGCTCGCCTCCTACTCCCCGAAGCAGGAGTGGCGGCGGGTCACCGTGACCGGCACGTACGAGCGCGACAAGGAGCTGCTCGTGCGCAACCGGCCCTTCAACGGCAGCCCCGGCTTCGAGGTGCTGACGCCGCTGCGCACGGCGGACGGCGCGCTGTTCATCGTCGACCGCGGCTGGGTGCCGACCGGCAACGACACCGACGCACCGGACTCCGTCCCGGCCGCGCCCGCCGGAACCGTGACCGTCGTGGCACGGTTGAAGGCCAGCGAGCCGGCCATCCAGGGCCGTACCGCGACGGGCGATCAGGTGGGCACCATCCAGCTCTCGGTCGTGAAGCAGAAGCTCGACGACGCCGACGTCTACACCGGCGCCTACGGCCTGCTCGACTCGCAGAAGCCGTCGCCGGCCGACGCGCCGACCCCGACCGTGACCGCGCCGCCGACCAAGGACGAGGGCCTGCACTGGTCGTACATGATCCAGTGGATCATCTTCGCCCTGATCGGCTTCTTCGGTCTCGGCTACGCCCTGCGCACCGAGTACCGGCGCCGCAACTCCGACGACCCGGCCGAGCGCGAGCGCGCCGCCGAACGGGAGCGGCGCCGCGCGCGCAAGCGGACGGACGCCGATGTCGAGGACGAGCTGCTCGACGCCGCCCGCTGA
- a CDS encoding patatin-like phospholipase family protein encodes MNISSSSTPAHERALVLGGGGATGNAWLIGVIAGLFEAGIDVTSPDLTIGTSAGSTAAAQLGTASPAELYAAALAPIPPRSAPSGGAPARPAVSGLQRLTDLIAVSEDAADYRRRLSAAALAQDPADHGAWTERWRAIVGQRLPHATWPERAVAITALDAHTGEGVVFDRGSGVGLVDAVAASTSSGLPYRIGDGLFLDGGFRSNAENADLAAGYARVLVLAPFGGRSLAPDAWGIRLADQVDALRAGGSAVETIFPESEELFGENATDVTLRPAAARAGYEVGRARADDLVPFWD; translated from the coding sequence ATGAACATCTCCTCTTCTTCGACACCCGCCCATGAGCGCGCGCTCGTCCTCGGCGGCGGCGGCGCGACCGGCAACGCCTGGCTGATCGGCGTGATCGCGGGCCTGTTCGAGGCCGGCATCGACGTCACCTCTCCGGACCTCACGATCGGCACCTCGGCCGGATCGACGGCCGCGGCCCAGCTCGGGACGGCGAGTCCGGCCGAGCTGTATGCCGCCGCGCTCGCACCGATTCCGCCGCGATCGGCGCCGAGTGGAGGCGCGCCCGCCCGCCCGGCCGTCTCCGGCCTCCAGCGCCTCACCGACCTCATCGCCGTGTCGGAGGACGCGGCGGACTACCGGCGCAGGCTGAGCGCGGCCGCGCTCGCGCAGGACCCGGCCGACCACGGCGCCTGGACGGAGCGCTGGCGCGCCATCGTGGGCCAGCGCCTGCCGCACGCGACCTGGCCCGAGCGCGCCGTCGCCATCACCGCCCTCGATGCGCACACGGGCGAAGGCGTCGTCTTCGATCGCGGCAGCGGGGTCGGACTGGTCGACGCGGTCGCCGCCAGCACCTCCAGCGGCCTCCCCTACCGGATTGGCGACGGCCTGTTCCTCGACGGCGGCTTCCGCTCGAACGCCGAGAACGCCGACCTCGCCGCCGGGTACGCACGGGTCCTCGTGCTCGCGCCCTTCGGCGGTCGCTCGCTCGCGCCCGACGCGTGGGGGATCCGCCTGGCGGACCAGGTCGACGCCCTGCGAGCAGGAGGCAGCGCGGTGGAGACCATCTTCCCCGAGTCGGAGGAGCTGTTCGGCGAGAACGCGACGGACGTCACTCTGCGCCCCGCCGCGGCACGCGCCGGCTACGAGGTCGGCCGCGCCCGCGCCGACGACCTCGTGCCCTTCTGGGACTAG